One genomic window of Salmo salar chromosome ssa12, Ssal_v3.1, whole genome shotgun sequence includes the following:
- the LOC123725651 gene encoding prostatic spermine-binding protein-like, with amino-acid sequence MFLHLSVAFDYADDYDGDDDDSHDDDFDGDDEGDDDDDDDDYDGDDDDDDWHDDDYDDDDDYDGDDDDCHNDGDDDDCHNNDDDDDDGGDDDCHNDDGGDDDDCHNDDDGDDDYDGDDDDYDGDDDRHDDDYDGDDDDDGDCHNDGDDDDCHNNDDGDDDCHNDDDGDDDGDDDDYDGDDDRHDDDYDGDDDDDGDCHNDGDDDDDDCHNNDDGDDDDCHNNDDGDDDCHNDDG; translated from the coding sequence ATGTTTCTGCACTTAAGTGTTGCTTTTGATTATGCTGATgattatgatggtgatgatgatgatagtcaTGACGATgattttgatggtgatgatgagggtgatgatgacgatgatgatgatgattatgatggcgatgatgatgatgatgattggcatgatgatgattatgatgatgatgatgattatgacggtgatgatgatgattgtcataatgatggtgatgatgatgattgtcataataatgatgatgatgatgatgatggtggtgatgatgattgtcataatgatgatggtggtgatgatgatgattgtcataatgatgatgatggtgatgatgattatgatggtgatgatgatgattatgatggtgatgatgaccgtcatgatgatgattatgatggtgatgatgatgatgatggtgattgtcataatgatggtgatgatgatgattgtcataataatgatgatggtgatgatgattgtcataatgatgatgatggtgatgatgatggtgatgatgatgattatgatggtgatgatgaccgtcatgatgatgattatgatggtgatgatgatgatgatggtgattgtcataatgatggtgatgatgatgatgatgattgtcataataatgatgatggtgatgatgatgattgtcataataatgatgatggtgatgatgattgtcataatgatgatggt